Part of the Motacilla alba alba isolate MOTALB_02 chromosome Z, Motacilla_alba_V1.0_pri, whole genome shotgun sequence genome, CTCTTAAATGTGGTTTTTCCTCAAGGGATTAATCCTGCTTTTTTAGAACCTTGTGTATGCAATACAGAATGCTAAATTGGGaatcttattttatttgtatacCAGTCAATTTAAAAGGTGACATCATGTGAATTATATGGAGATCTTACGTTGAAATACTTTGATCAGAGCGCCCCAGGAATGTGCCACGAAGGACTGAAGATTCTTAACTTTGGGGCAGTGGCAAattcaaaatacaatttttgttCACgctttagttttttgtttgctttactTAGCTGCAAGACAAAAGATAAATGAAGAATTCAGAAATAACCGAGATGAGACATCTGAAGAGAAGATTAATGAGGTATTTTGTTGCTTTCtgttgtttgggcttttttcctacTTTACGTATGAATATTTAGAAATTAGTTTTTTACTTAAAGGATCTCAAAACCAATGTAAACACATTGAGACATTATGAAAGCCTGGTTGATTTAGAAAGACTTCTACATGGATCTTTGTTTATAAATACCTAGATATCACCAGTGGTTATAGAATCTTGTACATACAAAAGTACATCAGTAGAAAGTGTGTTCTGATAGTTCAATGTGATTATTTTGAAGtttataataaaattttgtGAGATAATGTTTGAAGTTGaaattttcatgtaaatattttatgttttgctcATAATACCTGTCTGCACTGTGGTTTCTTAAATGTGCCTGCTCACTGTTTCTTAGGCAAACAGAAACAAGCAGACAAATTAAACAATCTGCTCAGTTACTATCACAAATGACTCAGCATCTTTGTGGAAggcaaaacccagaaaattaCTATGATTGATTGTAGTATAGAATTGTTGTAGTATATCTTAATTATACTAAAgggattttttgcttctttctttacCATGCATTAAAAGTCAAACATTTTGTTAATTCACTAAGTTGTTACCTTTGCTCAATTGTTGCCTTAACACTTTTTGTTGAgtcattttttcctgaaagttaCTGTGAACTGAAAGGGAACTTCTGTGTTTTAGATTATTTTAGCTATTTACATTCATATAGAATAACTATATCCTTGTTGTTATAACAACTGAATAACTGAATAACTTAGTCGTTGTTGTTCAGCCTTTTATCAGACTGTCTTTACATTGTCACTGGGCACTGGTTGGAAGAAAGTGCCTACATCTGTCCCTTGAAGAAATAAAGTGTAAACCTTTTCCTCATGCCAGCCACTGACCAGTAATGTAAATAGTTCTGACCTTTTATTTAGGAGTTCCTGAATTTCAGCTTGTTATCTGCCTCCTGTATTAATACTCAGTGTTTGTGCTACCACTGTCTGATCAGCTAAGTTATGTGttcagggttgttttttttttaaatagatgtaCAGGAAAAGTATTTGCTGCAATTCTGAaatctgtatttgttttctaGGCATCCTACAAATTCCACATATGTGATTTTTTAATATGGGTTAGTTGATATTTGATTAACTCTGTCAGTGAAAGAAATACTAGATTTCCATCCTAGCCACACACTCCTAGAACTCCTATCACAGATGCTGTCATATTTATTACATGTATACACTGAAAAGACTTAGTTGCAGAGAAACTGAATCAAGTTTTATACAGGACTTAAGCGCCTGTTCAAGCGCCTGTTCGAGCGCTTGCTTACATGAATGTGGTGCTGTTAATGttctgctttggaaagcaaCTAAAAAGAGTATTGACCAGCCAAAATAGAAAACTACAGTGTATTCTAATATGACAACACTATGTATCTCTATGTACTTATACATGTGAAGCTTGCAGTGACATAAGGAGATCAAAGTAGCTGTCTACACTATGAGAATGAGAAATGTAGTAGCTGAATCTAATGCACTAGTTTTCATTCAGATCAGGAGTGCACTTATGAagttactttggtttttttccacttcctgtgattttttttgttatgtaaATTGTGAGACCAACTAGCAGAATTCCCTTAGGGTCAATCTGAAGAGGAAGCTGTAGTTAGGAGCATGCAGCCTGGCTGCTAATGGCTTTCAGCAGGGGGAACTGAAGGGTTCCTGCTCCAAGGCCTTAAAAGGGAAGAGCATGAGAAGTGCAGTGTAGATGGCAAGTATATGGCGAGCTCTAACCTTTGCAAAGATCCACTTCTGTTGGTACGCGCCGCTTCCTAGTGTGAGCATATCTCCTGAAATGTCTCACTTGAGCATATCATTTATTTCTGACACAGGCATCATGCAAACAAGTATTAGACTTCTCTTAATGGCTCAGTAAATTTAGCAAGGGTGTTGCAGCTTGTCCTCTTAGTGAGAGAAGGAACTCTAGGCCTTTTGCCAAATACTAATACCTCAGGTAGTCTTGAGGTAGTGCCTTGTTTCTGCACAGTTCTACTGTGAAACCTCAATATTCTTAATTCTTGTCATGTTTTGCCCTTGTTTTTGTCTCCTTATTTCAGGAGCAGTAGTGTTGAGAGAATGAGATTGCTCTTTCACTATGGGAAGTCGAATGTTATTGAGGCGTGAGTGAGTGTCTTTGATAATTGGAAACTAGTTAATTTGTTTTGTAGTTGCATTTCACCTTATTCATTTGCAGTTTTAATTGGGTGTGTAGATGTATGTACTGGTGTATGTTACTCAGCCAGAGTTTCCCTTACTATGTGCTCCATGTCAATCTGTAAGTTATTCCAGGATCCCCAAGGCAAAAGCAATGTATACACAGTACATAAGTAACTGAGTAGTAtaaccaaattattttattatttgaataatTGTCTAATATGGAAAATATCTTCAGAAACAGTCACATATAATTCAAATTACTCTCTTGTTCCTCTCTTCTTATTCCTTTTACTAGCTTCTTAAAATAGCTTCAGATGTTGAAGTGATTCTCAGAACTTCTGTTATTCAGGCGGTTCACACAGATTCTGACAAAATAGGTGAGTAAGCCTGCATGCTAAGAAGATACTTAAATACGTTACAGTTTAGTAAATAAGTATAGAAtgtaaaaataaggaaaggaaTAGTGAGGCTAACAACCTGTCTGTTATTCTCTGGCAAAATTCTTAATGTAAGCTATTCATTAATGTCACTACCTAGGACAGGCAGAGGTTTCAAAGGTACCAAGTTTCCATACAAATGTTTTGAAGTATGGAGGCTGGTAGAAAAGAGGCAgtgattatttttaatgccCTTAACTAGCTGTAACTATTAGGAAGGTCAGCAATTAGATAGTAGTCAGCATGCATGTACAGGCTATTCAGTCAGCATATGTCAAAAGGCAGTAGCCGCAGTACCTATCTGAAGGTGCCTGCTCTACCAAATACGGAAGAGCTGCCTGAGGAGCATTAGCAAGTGCAGTATATATACGGACCatagaaaaggtttttctttgaGGATTGAGTGttcatttccaaaacatttttccagcaATTTCAGTTTTAGGTTATGCTGTGTAAGATTTGTGACGGAGCAATTACCTCAATGCAAAGTCTATTAAATTCTGAAATCCTGATTCCTGGTTTAGAAGTTCTTTTATCTTGCAGTCAGAAAGAGAAGTAGTAGGTAGGCTCAGCATACAACTGTGTGGTAAGAGAATACAGGAAATCTTCAGCTGTGTACATTGTTTACTTTTACTTCTGTTTAGTGTTGTCTGTAAAGTTTTGTACCAATTTTCAGTTTTAGGTTTGGTAAAACATTCAACTTTAAAACAGCAGGTATGGTCAAGGCCAAAGATAAGTCTGGATCAGTGTCAAGTCTTCCATGGTGATTCCAGGCACGGACAAAGTGAATTTGCACCTCTTTCAGCTGTTCACACCTGGCAGCACTTCCTGAGTCAGGGATGTTTTCTGGTTTAATTATCTTAAATGGGCTTCTCTtcaatgcttttcattttcaccaAGTTGTTCATGAATTTTTAAGTACCTTGTTGCCTCCTTTTTGTTCACTTCCCCCATGAAACAGCTCTCAGAAACAACAGGTTAAAGCCTGTGATTATTCTTGCTATTCACTGCACACTGTGGGCAAGGAGGCATTTATACACACAATGATGGCACAATactgttttctctctcattttcaaCTGGATTCCTGATAACAGTCACTGCTaattctaaatttaatttttggcTGCCAAGCATACATATTATGtacttatttttacaaaattgtACTCATTAAACTCATCAGAGTGGTCATAATTGTTAAAAACAGtatgtccccaatgtccccaaggtTGAGTGGCACAGATTCAGTGGGTCAGATGGccctttttatcctgttttttgtccctttggattggtttggttttggatcTTTCATTTGCATGAAGATTAAGGTGCCTGATTGGCCCATACAGTTCTGTCCAGGCTGGCTCGTTCCGCACTTTACTTATGTGTATTATGGTACCATATTTCTTGTAACTACCCTTTTAACCCCTTTTACCATAACCAAACTAGCAGTACATGCTTAACAATTATCAACTATTTTACAGCAGTTTCTAACCTATTTTTAACAGTGACAGTATTGTGGCAGTAACTTTCACTAGGTGCTTTCTTCTCCTGTTGGCCTTTAAAATAGGTGTGACAAGATAAATATTACAGATTAGATTCCAAGACTTGGGTGAGAGAGCTGAGTCAAATCCAGTATTCATTTTTGAAACTGCTGAAGTAAGCATAATATGACTCAGGCTTGAAAAAAATGCCATTCTCCCCCGTGCTAAATGTTACTGCAAAACTTTATGACTTCTTAATATCAAAATTTTCAATGCTTATAAAAGGAGACAGGAAGACATTGTGGTAGCCAGCTGAAAGTAAAATCTTAGTATGATTTTGTCTTAGATATCTAGATGCTAGATAGAGGCTACTTACCACAAGTTCAGATCCTCATTTTAGTAACTAAGTATTTTGTTTGTAAATGTAAAAACACCTTTAGAATTTGAAATAGTATTTTCCATAAGATTGTAGTCttactgttttggtttttttttctatttcagtacTCATACCCAGGAAAGATCTGCTGCAGGACAACACTCCTTACTTAGataaaccaacaaaaaagcaaGAATCCTGATGAAATATTGTTACCAGGAAAAAAGAGACTGAAATCAACTCCCTGATTTTATTGAGTGCTGGGATATCATCATGCACTTGTTCTGTGAAAGATAGTAATACTTTCACAGAACTTAAAAGTACCCTAATGAATTGTTTTACTTGAGCCAGGAATGTTTCTGATTATGGCAGTTCTCAGACAGAGATTATTTCCCATCAATCCAGAATTTTTCAAAgctatataaaaattaaatagagtACTTAATACcgataatatttatttttaagtatatGGTCAATCATAAGCTTCTTTGAAGTAATGAAAACTCATCTTGTGGCATTTAATGTTAAATTTATGCTTTGTACCAAAAGCATGATTTCTGAAGTTGTCATTAATTGTAAACTAGTATACTGTGAGGCTTGAGAGCATTCTTAAAGGTTTAtctgaataaattatttgtgttttacaAATGGGAGAGCATGTTTAGTGTTTTTCGTCTCCCATACACTCTGGAATGAGCAGGAATGTTAAGGTTTGAGTTCTCAGATGACAGCACAAGAGAACCTAGACACAACATAGCCTAAGGATGTTGGTTTATGAatttgtggtttgtgttttaacTGGTAATCATTGAGTGACTGAGgcatttttccaaagaaaaggcCTTGCTGTTTAGTTGCAAGTGAACTTGCCTAGAGTGAATATATGCTAAGTGTGATTAGTAAGCCCTaataattttcaggttttttaaagGATACTTCCTTGTTTCTTGTGGAATTCATTGCAATGATCGGTTCACTTCCATTTTAATTGGAAGGTGGTACAACTGCAGTGATACATAGAATCTTTTCTTCATGAAATTGATAGCAGGCACCACCCTAGGATCTAAGTACCTCACACAGGAGTGAGGCAGTCTGGCAATATGTCTCGCATCATGAGTGTTGCTCTATCTGTTGTCTCAGTCTCCAAGATGCCAGAATTGCCTATCTGTATGTGTACTGATTAGGCTTGACTGGCTGAATAAACCAGAAAACTAGTCCCttcatccagtcttttttttttctcacaaagcATGTCAATGTGACAAGTACTCCTTTCTTTAAAACTGTTGCCTTTGGCTGCAATggccagggcagccagcaggaaaTACAGCTGTCAGTAACCCTCTGAATCGCACTGAGACTCCCTGCACTGTAGCTAAAAGGCACCAGGCACATGATAGGAGGTAGAATTAAATGACTGCAGTTCTTGCCATATGATGTGTTCTAGTGGCTACTACTACAAAACAAATGTCTCTGTCTGTAAGGAATGTCCTGTTCTAGGCCCCTGGTATTGTTTACTTCCCTAAGGACTACATTCTATGTCTGGGTTCCCATCCTTCTGCAGCCTGTCtacaatgacttttttttttttcctataaggGGCATAAGAGAGTCATATGccagaaagggaaaatacaaGGTAGTGACAACTgtaaagagaaagcagagcatTGCCTCAGGTGAAATGACTAGCTTTTGAACAGAAGTAATTAAACAGGGGTCTGGCAAGACTGGGAAATTATATAACCATCAAGGTGGACATCCCATGGCATGTTGGAATTGGGGAGAATAGCCAATAGCCACCTCTCATAGCCACTGCCTTAGGCTGTGGGTGTAGCCTTAGAGATTTTATCCTTCAGATTGATTTTATAGAACTGATGCCTGGTAAGTTTTCACTCTTTCACTACAGATGTAAAACAGTATTGCAAATTACCATGCAAAATAGGTAGTAAAAGACTTCAGCGATATCAGTGGTAGATGGTGGTCTTCTGTATGCTCTTCGAGGAAGCCTCAAGTGGAGAAATTTGTCATGTTGACTACTGCTCTGATATCATTCTGCTGTCTTGTGTTctagggttttatttttagtaagaATACATCAATAGAAATACAGTAGGGAAGTGTCAACTTACAGGATCAGGTTTGCGATTCAATGGGCATTTGTGTCCTTCAGCTTACATATATCTTGAATACTcattataaaaatacagaatgagTAGCATACACAACTGGTGAAAATAAAGTACCTTGTAAAAATAGTTGGTACAGTTTCTTGGTCTTCAGAATGATTGTTTTTACACTCCTGTGTGGTATCTTTATGGTGTGTGCATTAACATTCCATGTTCCTACTGTCCTTGTGCATGCCTAGCAGCAAAGACAAACCAAATTCTGCAGTGTTGAGATGAGGAAAATCAAGATGATACAAAAAAGGCTATTGACATAAGAGGCTGACAGGCCTATTCCTTGCTCTTATTCAATGTGGTATTAAATAGGAATCCAGGAGGTATCTAGACCAGGGTAAATGGGAATCCAAATATGTTACTGAGCCTAGAAGTGTCTCAGACTTGGTTGCTGTCTGGGCCCAGTAGGTGTTCGCTTTCTTCAAATTTAACTTTTCGGTCTTGAAAGAATCTCACAAACTGCATAATGAGCAGGTGCTT contains:
- the LYRM7 gene encoding complex III assembly factor LYRM7; its protein translation is MGNRGQVLKLFKLLHRTRQEVFKNDTRALEAARQKINEEFRNNRDETSEEKINELLKIASDVEVILRTSVIQAVHTDSDKIVLIPRKDLLQDNTPYLDKPTKKQES